GGTCTTGTGCTTCCGGATGCTGAGACAGACATGAGATTCTTCAAGAGGATGATTAAATCAAAGGCAGTCGGTGAGCTGATCCCTCCGAGGGCTGATCTTCTGGAAATACTCCTTGGTGATAGAGCAGAAGATATTGCTGGAAGGCAATTACGCGATGCTGAAGATGAAGAGCTTGAGCAATACAGGTTCAATGTCCTGGATCTCATCTCCAACACATACGGCGGGCATAGAGCGATCGCAAACATCCCACATCTTGGCGCTTATGGAGAGCAGAGGAAAGAAATGACAGACAGACTGATCGAGTTTGTTGTCGGGAGATTGGGGTAAAAATAGCCTTTTCTGTTCTTAGTCGGAAGATTTTCGGTTTTTTAAGCGAAATACTTAATAATCTGCCTTTCCTAGTGTGTATTATGGAAAAACATATAAACATGACATATATATCTGTATATGTGATGTAAATATGGTAAAAGCTATGATAGACATAACAGAAAATTCCAACAGGGTATTGAACATCGTCAAGGCAAAGTACGGCCTCAAGGATAAGTCTACTGCAATAGATCTGGTTGTCGGCAAATATGAGGATGCATTCCTTGAGCCGCAGGTAAGGCCTGAATATAAGAAGGAACTGATGAAAATACACAAAGGGAAGTTCAAAAGTTTTGAAAGCATCGATGCCCTAAGAAAGGAAATTGAAAATGTATAGAAGTGAAAGGAGCGATAAATTAATCAAGATCCTCAAGAAGCTCTTCAAGAAAGACAAAAGCAGGTATGAAGCAGCCTTAAACAAGATATGGGAAATATCTAACAGTGAAGACCCACATCACTACAAAAACCTGAGCCATGACATGAAAGATTACAAGAGAGTCCACATTGACAGCCATTTTGTCCTGATCTTTCATGTCGATGAAGGCAACAAGACGATAAGATTTTCCGATCTGCAACATCATGATTTCGCTTATAAGAGAGGATATTTCTTAAAGTAATCCGAAAGATTTTCGAATACAAAATTGGAAAGATTAATAACTGAAAGATACACAGATGTATGTGAAAATGAAATCTGAAATCAGCTGTTGGACATCATAAGAACATCTGTCCTTAATCAGGACAATCTCTTCAGCTGCCTGGAAAGTTGCTGGGGATGAAGGATGTTTGGAGGTGTCTGATGGTAACAAAGAAAGATAGAAGACATAGTGGTTACACAACTCCAAGGGCAACTATTTCTAAGAATGAAATTCTACATGAAAATATCTTCATAGATATTTTTTATGATGAATGGCAGAATTACAGAGATTGTTATCGGGATTGGTATAGTGATTTCAAGAAGATCAAGAATGTTAATAGAAGTGTGAGATTCTATTCTGACAGCATGTACAAGAAAAGGATGCTGATGAACAAAAAGCAAAAGATATTGTCAGGCAGAAGGAGACAAAAGAAGTTTAGATACAAACGTTAAGGAGCACAGGGATGGTGAAGAAGATGAGGAGTGGGAGAAAGAAAGAAGCTAGCGCCCTGAGAACACTTTCATGCTCTGGTAATGAGAGGGAGTTTGTGAAGATTATGCAGATTTTTAGGCGGCGCGGGCGGGATTTTCCACGTTCAGGGGTTAGAAACCATTTGAACCCGCATGAGATCTGGTTGATCCCACCGAGGTGGAAGCCACCGCGGTTTTTTCTTTATTTTATTAGAAAACTTATCTTGATATATTTTTCTAGAAAAAAACAGGTTTATATTCGGAAGAACCAGAACATTTACGACGACAATCAGATCTTCCTAACAATGCCCTTCTCAGCATCAACTTCCACAAGATCCCCGTCCTTAAGGATCTTAGTCGCATTCTTTGTTCCGATGATGCAAGGGACCCCAAGCTCTCTGGAGACAATTGCAGCATGAGAAGTGACGCCGCCCTCATCAGTCACAATGGCGGCAGCCTTTTTCATTGCAGGGACCATCTCAGGCCTTGTCATCGAAGCCACAATTATATCCCCCTCTTCAATGTTTGCCATATCATGGATCTTCAATAATCTTTTCACTCTTCCTCTGGCTTTCCCTAAAGAAGCGACCATGCCCTTTATCTCCTTCTGTTCACTGACATCCTTCTGAAAGAAATCCAAAGCCTCCTGTGCGTCCTCCCCTTCTGCAATCTCAAAA
The nucleotide sequence above comes from Candidatus Woesearchaeota archaeon. Encoded proteins:
- a CDS encoding type II toxin-antitoxin system mRNA interferase toxin, RelE/StbE family, which encodes MYRSERSDKLIKILKKLFKKDKSRYEAALNKIWEISNSEDPHHYKNLSHDMKDYKRVHIDSHFVLIFHVDEGNKTIRFSDLQHHDFAYKRGYFLK
- a CDS encoding DUF2683 family protein — encoded protein: MVKAMIDITENSNRVLNIVKAKYGLKDKSTAIDLVVGKYEDAFLEPQVRPEYKKELMKIHKGKFKSFESIDALRKEIENV